In one Rhopalosiphum padi isolate XX-2018 chromosome 3, ASM2088224v1, whole genome shotgun sequence genomic region, the following are encoded:
- the LOC132924270 gene encoding uncharacterized protein LOC132924270, with product MRPIRTCEKKSLKRLIVRLTESNDDIVPSRKQLSKQLDLKYELYVSMLTNLVAKHDYICATADIWSANNQRYMGMTCHFIVLNNYAVVKKIFLKYNKTL from the exons ATGCGTCCAATAAGAActtgtgaaaaaaaaagtcttaaAAGGTTAATTGTAAGACTTACTGAATCAAATGATGATATAGTTCCAAGCAGAAAACAGTTATCAAAACAATTGgatttaaaatatgaactatACGTTTCAATGCTAACCAATTTAGTTGCAAAACATGACTATATTTGTGCAACAGCCGATATATGGAGTGCCAATAATCAACGTTACATGG gaATGACTTGTCACTTCATAG tgttaaataattatgctgtagttaaaaaaatatttttgaagtacaACAAAACCCTGTAG